A DNA window from Paenibacillus sp. HWE-109 contains the following coding sequences:
- a CDS encoding TerC family protein produces the protein MQDWIIIFLYNIFTNIDNAIMVQGSLMKYSVRSNYKLYLIGLLCLLRVLYIISIQSFSRLPYINMMTGLIMLIFSIQMVLPKKSMRRHFSLLWIFSSVAFLDLIMSVDSILLTAKLSDNVGFVAIAVVPALCLLFFFFSKMELLLIKMPWIEAVVAGLLAQLAVLQIKKEPGILQWLQDDGFDLMSIIALCIICSVGWYNQFKKNF, from the coding sequence ATGCAAGATTGGATCATTATATTCCTCTATAATATATTTACCAATATCGACAATGCGATCATGGTTCAAGGATCTTTAATGAAATACAGTGTGCGAAGTAATTACAAACTTTATCTCATTGGGCTTCTCTGCCTACTCCGTGTTCTCTATATCATCTCGATCCAGTCTTTCTCCAGACTACCTTACATCAATATGATGACTGGGCTCATCATGTTGATCTTTTCCATCCAAATGGTCTTGCCTAAGAAATCAATGCGCAGGCATTTTTCCTTACTGTGGATCTTCAGTAGTGTCGCTTTTCTGGATTTAATTATGAGTGTGGACAGTATACTCCTGACCGCCAAACTGTCTGATAACGTCGGCTTTGTTGCGATAGCTGTCGTTCCCGCACTCTGTTTACTGTTCTTTTTCTTTTCCAAGATGGAGCTATTACTTATTAAAATGCCGTGGATCGAGGCTGTTGTCGCTGGTTTGCTTGCCCAATTAGCTGTTCTCCAAATTAAAAAAGAACCTGGCATCCTGCAGTGGCTCCAAGATGACGGGTTCGACTTAATGAGCATTATTGCCTTGTGCATCATATGTTCTGTGGGTTGGTACAATCAGTTTAAAAAGAATTTTTAA
- a CDS encoding C40 family peptidase yields the protein MPKRKHYFGKKAMLSVGLAISMLGGFSATALAAPVATATVNKGVNFRADQNVNAPVWGFINAGTTLSVEAANDYWVLVNYNGKKGYVSRSYVTVHEKGTTPSKPSTGSSFASRILNTASSFKGRVTYVFGSEDIQRLRLDCSSFTQYVFQLQGKAIPRSSKAQSQAGSFVPKSQLQPGDLVFFSVGTPGVVNHVGIYMGNGQFINNLPNEGVVVSNFTNAYWTSHYITGRRM from the coding sequence ATGCCAAAAAGGAAACACTACTTTGGGAAAAAAGCAATGCTGTCCGTAGGTCTAGCGATTTCGATGTTGGGTGGCTTTTCAGCGACAGCACTTGCTGCTCCTGTTGCAACTGCTACCGTGAATAAAGGTGTAAATTTCCGTGCTGATCAGAATGTGAATGCTCCCGTCTGGGGCTTTATTAACGCAGGTACAACGCTTTCTGTTGAAGCGGCGAACGACTACTGGGTTTTAGTTAATTATAATGGTAAAAAAGGCTATGTTTCACGTTCTTATGTAACCGTACACGAGAAAGGAACAACACCTTCAAAACCATCGACTGGTTCCAGCTTTGCCAGCAGAATCCTCAATACTGCTTCTTCGTTCAAAGGCAGAGTGACTTATGTGTTTGGTTCCGAAGACATTCAGCGATTACGTCTGGACTGCTCCTCTTTCACTCAATATGTCTTTCAATTACAAGGAAAAGCGATTCCTCGTTCTTCTAAAGCCCAATCTCAAGCTGGCTCCTTTGTTCCTAAGAGTCAACTGCAACCAGGCGATCTAGTTTTCTTCAGTGTTGGCACACCTGGCGTTGTAAACCACGTAGGAATCTATATGGGGAACGGACAGTTCATTAATAATCTGCCTAATGAAGGCGTTGTCGTTTCCAACTTTACGAACGCATATTGGACAAGCCATTATATTACCGGCCGCAGGATGTAG
- a CDS encoding protease complex subunit PrcB family protein, translated as MKKIAALTLTTLLVSSLTFSTAFAFSDVEEGQAEAVKGLQDRGVVSGIDQDHYVPKGKISYAQTVQMIVKGLDLNMDTLRFIKQPVASDTYTNIPNDAWFAEAFIIAHYNGLEIPKDVNPNATITREQFGDLLVRALEKKGNFPLVKMFINIQDADQVNIDYQGTLQRLLLYKITKLDQDGKFSPKAELTRGEAASWIYQAIKFKDAHAQAPAPIEDVTVKVDKVNDDVNKITLSRGDKPNPGYSIEINSIQFNADGQAVITYTLHDPKPDMMYPAVITEAKAETYVSSKYKATAEPATVK; from the coding sequence ATGAAAAAGATAGCAGCTTTAACGTTAACGACCCTGTTGGTGAGCAGTTTAACATTTAGTACAGCATTTGCCTTTTCAGATGTGGAAGAAGGACAAGCAGAGGCTGTTAAAGGTTTGCAGGATCGTGGTGTCGTGAGCGGTATTGATCAAGATCATTACGTACCAAAAGGTAAAATCAGCTATGCTCAGACTGTGCAAATGATTGTAAAAGGTTTGGATTTGAACATGGATACGCTTCGTTTCATTAAGCAGCCTGTTGCATCTGACACTTACACGAACATTCCTAATGATGCTTGGTTTGCAGAGGCTTTCATCATAGCTCACTATAATGGCCTTGAGATTCCTAAGGATGTTAATCCGAACGCAACGATTACTCGTGAGCAATTCGGTGATTTGTTAGTGCGTGCACTTGAGAAAAAAGGCAATTTCCCATTGGTCAAAATGTTTATCAACATTCAGGATGCAGATCAAGTTAACATCGATTATCAAGGTACATTACAAAGATTGCTGCTGTACAAAATCACTAAACTGGATCAAGATGGCAAGTTTAGCCCGAAAGCTGAATTAACGCGCGGAGAAGCAGCGAGTTGGATCTACCAAGCGATTAAATTCAAAGACGCGCACGCACAAGCACCTGCGCCAATAGAAGATGTTACGGTTAAAGTGGATAAAGTGAACGATGATGTCAATAAAATCACGCTATCCCGTGGTGACAAACCGAACCCAGGCTACAGCATTGAAATCAACAGTATTCAATTCAATGCGGATGGTCAAGCGGTAATTACGTATACCTTGCACGATCCCAAGCCAGATATGATGTATCCAGCTGTTATTACGGAAGCAAAAGCAGAAACCTATGTTTCTTCCAAATATAAAGCGACTGCTGAGCCAGCAACTGTTAAATAA
- a CDS encoding sensor histidine kinase, whose translation MNLIKRVILLIVMSLIVILALYAYSYRQSVKVIENQINIRNEEKLSYFLNRIESLLDQNMMYATLVTKDPEIKNVAYGSLPPSGYDRVSVVQSIEGKLNLFSITNQIMNIISIYFPKSELALSTVPATVFNKQDIYKDYTSNWKLTKVDVSGVKMEAFSRFFVSPYHAEPSDIMNSDFIIRVDFFTKNITNVLDEFKLAGYSDAFFYNSADQIVYNSTANMNLIKQLMEEYPFDLSKKIQNKHNIVELNGKKYILYVLPSDKINWSLVDIEPLDEILKPVNHSRNLFYIILFLLLLLGIVAAYLLYFYIQVPIRILIRSSEHIKNKNFAYRIHSLRNNEFRQLFDSFNDMAKEIDDLIKRVYAEEIRSREAVMKQLQSQINPHFLYNCLAYIVNMAKMNKNQSVIAMAHNLGDYYKYTTRNETLETTLSTELELAVNYMNIMNHQLDKFRYIVSVPDSMKMKKIPKLMIQPIIENAIVHGLEEISNEGLITIVGLDDGPLFRLIIEDNGPGLSAEDLVNLRRKNELEENETAQKGIWNVNHRFKYYFGKHSGMRLDNSALGGLRIELFWEKAAGE comes from the coding sequence ATGAATTTAATTAAGAGAGTTATCCTTCTTATTGTGATGAGCTTAATCGTCATTCTTGCCCTATACGCCTATTCGTACCGACAAAGTGTTAAGGTTATTGAAAATCAAATCAACATAAGAAATGAAGAGAAATTATCGTATTTCCTCAACCGGATTGAAAGTTTGCTGGATCAGAATATGATGTACGCTACGCTTGTTACCAAAGATCCTGAAATTAAAAATGTCGCCTATGGCAGTTTACCTCCATCTGGTTATGATCGCGTAAGTGTGGTTCAGTCCATTGAAGGGAAGCTCAACCTGTTCAGTATTACGAATCAAATCATGAATATCATCTCAATCTATTTTCCGAAAAGTGAGCTTGCATTGTCTACGGTTCCTGCAACCGTTTTTAATAAACAAGATATCTACAAGGATTACACGTCCAATTGGAAATTAACGAAAGTTGATGTAAGCGGAGTGAAAATGGAAGCGTTCTCGCGATTCTTTGTTTCCCCGTATCATGCCGAGCCCTCTGACATTATGAATTCTGATTTTATTATCAGGGTCGACTTTTTCACAAAAAATATAACAAATGTGCTGGATGAGTTTAAATTGGCTGGTTATAGTGACGCCTTTTTTTACAATAGCGCCGATCAAATTGTCTACAACAGTACAGCAAATATGAATCTCATCAAGCAGTTGATGGAGGAATACCCCTTCGATTTATCTAAGAAGATACAAAACAAGCATAATATTGTAGAACTAAATGGAAAGAAATACATCCTATATGTGCTTCCTTCGGATAAGATCAACTGGAGCTTGGTGGATATCGAGCCCTTGGATGAAATTCTGAAACCAGTGAATCACAGTCGGAATTTATTCTACATTATTCTGTTTCTGCTGCTGCTTCTAGGCATTGTTGCGGCGTATTTGCTGTACTTTTACATTCAGGTTCCCATCCGTATTCTGATACGCAGCTCAGAGCATATCAAGAACAAAAATTTTGCCTATCGGATTCATAGTTTGCGCAATAATGAGTTTCGACAGTTGTTTGATTCCTTCAATGACATGGCCAAAGAAATCGATGATTTGATTAAAAGAGTCTATGCGGAAGAAATTCGCTCCAGAGAGGCAGTTATGAAGCAGCTGCAGTCCCAAATTAATCCGCACTTTCTCTATAATTGTCTGGCTTACATCGTAAATATGGCCAAAATGAACAAAAATCAATCCGTTATCGCCATGGCGCACAATCTGGGAGATTATTATAAATACACGACCCGGAATGAAACCTTGGAGACGACGCTGTCAACGGAACTTGAATTGGCTGTGAACTACATGAATATTATGAATCATCAATTGGATAAATTTCGTTATATTGTCTCGGTCCCTGATTCGATGAAAATGAAGAAAATTCCCAAATTGATGATTCAACCGATTATTGAAAATGCGATTGTGCATGGTCTGGAAGAGATTTCTAATGAGGGGCTGATCACCATTGTTGGCTTGGATGACGGTCCATTGTTCCGGCTTATCATCGAAGATAATGGTCCGGGTTTGAGTGCTGAGGATCTGGTGAATCTTCGCAGGAAAAATGAACTTGAGGAAAATGAGACAGCGCAAAAAGGGATTTGGAATGTGAATCATCGCTTCAAGTATTATTTCGGGAAGCATTCCGGCATGCGGTTGGATAATTCTGCTCTGGGTGGATTGCGAATCGAGTTGTTCTGGGAGAAAGCAGCAGGGGAGTGA
- a CDS encoding response regulator → MFSLLIVDDHKHQVDTLAITLPWDELGITTIHRAYEGQGALAIIETHPIDILITDIRMPGMNGLELIEHINTSKRKVQCILLTGYAEFEYAKKAIELHAIDYFIKPVRDQLLLDAVSRIISKIQNDLQHSQAFEQANAILHQNLPLLKESLLNDLLQGSKFSSTQLQEKLQMYQIPFATGDTVKLMVIKFDSNFYESYTASDMKLFDYAVMNMAEELLQGYYQIWTRIAAQDNLTLLLKPIATLGRTVAMEGEQREGIDLFSLANRLIEQVRRYLKGSVCIYLSQSAIFPEEVHSAYASVASKVIRSAERQGVFMMDTDEVSSRALEPLRTLYQAPMLIQLMDNGTVDKINAKFTSIFEELEQTHADSRAHIREAYLHVLSCFTFLAHKKGKVLEDIIGIASVYKEHSVIHSAKQLRTWSTIIMNVLIEEIPAADDENHQQLVNKIHAYIHQNLSKDVTLQSISEYVYLHSVYLSKLYKEITGLNLSEYILHARMEEAKNLLEKSTYKIYEITEKVGYQSPQHFIRRFKKYYGVTPDIFRKQ, encoded by the coding sequence ATGTTCTCTTTATTAATTGTGGATGATCATAAGCATCAAGTCGATACATTAGCCATTACATTGCCCTGGGATGAGCTGGGGATAACTACCATTCATAGAGCATATGAAGGCCAAGGCGCGCTTGCGATCATCGAGACGCATCCCATCGATATTCTGATCACAGATATTCGCATGCCTGGTATGAATGGTCTTGAATTAATAGAGCATATCAACACGTCTAAACGGAAGGTCCAATGCATTCTGCTGACCGGGTATGCGGAGTTCGAATATGCCAAGAAGGCGATCGAGCTGCATGCTATTGACTATTTCATCAAACCGGTGCGAGATCAATTGCTTTTGGATGCCGTAAGCCGAATCATCAGCAAGATACAGAATGATTTGCAGCATTCTCAAGCGTTTGAACAGGCCAATGCGATACTTCATCAGAATTTACCACTGTTAAAAGAGAGCTTGCTCAATGACCTTTTGCAAGGATCAAAGTTTTCGTCCACGCAATTGCAAGAGAAGCTGCAGATGTACCAAATCCCATTTGCAACCGGGGACACCGTTAAATTGATGGTTATTAAATTTGATTCTAATTTCTATGAATCTTACACGGCCTCGGACATGAAACTCTTTGATTATGCCGTTATGAATATGGCGGAGGAACTGCTCCAAGGCTATTATCAAATATGGACAAGAATAGCGGCGCAAGACAACTTAACACTTCTACTAAAACCCATTGCGACTCTAGGCCGGACGGTCGCCATGGAAGGTGAACAACGTGAAGGAATAGACTTGTTTTCGTTAGCGAACCGATTGATCGAACAAGTGAGACGTTATCTAAAAGGGAGCGTTTGCATCTATCTGTCGCAATCGGCGATATTCCCTGAAGAAGTTCATTCTGCTTACGCTTCCGTTGCCTCCAAGGTAATTCGATCGGCAGAACGACAAGGGGTATTCATGATGGATACCGATGAAGTGTCAAGCCGCGCACTGGAACCGCTGCGTACGTTGTATCAAGCACCCATGCTGATACAACTTATGGATAACGGCACTGTCGATAAAATAAACGCTAAATTTACATCCATCTTCGAAGAACTGGAACAAACTCACGCTGATTCACGAGCGCATATCCGCGAAGCGTATTTGCATGTATTGAGTTGTTTCACATTCCTGGCGCACAAGAAGGGCAAAGTGCTGGAAGATATTATCGGTATAGCTTCCGTTTATAAGGAACACAGTGTAATCCATTCCGCAAAGCAGTTACGAACATGGAGTACCATCATCATGAATGTGTTGATTGAGGAAATCCCAGCGGCGGATGATGAGAATCACCAGCAACTGGTCAATAAAATACATGCTTATATCCATCAAAACTTGTCGAAAGATGTGACGCTGCAATCGATAAGTGAATATGTTTATTTGCATTCGGTCTATTTATCCAAATTGTACAAAGAGATTACAGGACTTAATTTAAGTGAATATATTTTACATGCTCGTATGGAAGAGGCCAAAAATTTATTGGAGAAATCCACGTATAAGATTTATGAAATTACTGAAAAGGTAGGATACCAAAGCCCTCAACATTTTATTCGGAGATTCAAAAAATATTATGGTGTAACGCCGGACATTTTCCGGAAGCAGTGA
- a CDS encoding MFS transporter, with amino-acid sequence MLSNRYVRTILISRVLLQLGIWIRNFAILLYVAEVTQNNPQYISLISVAEYAPIFVFAIIGGTFADRWQPKRTMVGCDWLSAVSILLVLLALHSGSWLVLLIGTLVSASLSQFSQPSAMKLYKNHVSAEHLQSAMAMNQSLIAIFMVLGPMIGTFIYLHYGMQVSLIVTFVTFCGSALVLTSLPRDQQESQAASHTHFMSEMMAGIRYLWTNQALRTLSATFAVTGLAAGIIQPLALFITVENLGQDKQFLQWLLMVNGAAMLVGGILIMGIAKKVKPQLLLAVGLLVTACSTVAIGASHSTVLTILLQIISGMFYPCIQVGIQTMIMKNTEGAFLGRVGGAITPIFMGMMVIGMSSSGYLKNGLTLFPVYLISGILLVMGAVFLSPLRQPKSQVN; translated from the coding sequence ATGTTGTCCAATCGTTATGTACGTACGATTCTTATTTCTCGCGTGCTTTTGCAGCTTGGGATTTGGATCAGGAACTTTGCAATTCTGCTTTATGTTGCTGAAGTTACCCAGAACAATCCGCAGTATATTTCTCTTATATCTGTAGCGGAGTATGCGCCGATATTTGTGTTTGCGATCATTGGTGGGACGTTTGCTGATCGTTGGCAGCCTAAACGTACCATGGTTGGGTGTGATTGGTTATCGGCCGTATCCATTCTGCTTGTTCTCCTTGCTTTGCATTCCGGTTCATGGCTGGTGCTGTTGATCGGCACACTGGTGTCGGCAAGTTTATCGCAATTCTCACAACCATCGGCGATGAAATTGTATAAGAACCATGTTTCCGCAGAACATTTGCAAAGTGCTATGGCAATGAATCAATCATTAATCGCCATCTTCATGGTCTTGGGTCCGATGATCGGGACTTTCATTTATTTGCACTATGGTATGCAGGTTTCTCTTATCGTAACGTTTGTCACTTTTTGCGGTTCGGCGTTAGTCCTAACAAGCCTTCCCCGAGATCAGCAAGAATCTCAAGCAGCCAGCCATACTCATTTTATGAGCGAGATGATGGCAGGCATTCGTTATCTCTGGACGAATCAGGCGCTCCGAACTTTAAGCGCGACATTCGCCGTTACCGGGCTTGCAGCAGGGATCATTCAGCCGCTCGCGCTGTTTATAACCGTAGAGAACTTGGGTCAGGATAAACAATTTTTGCAATGGCTGCTTATGGTGAACGGCGCGGCAATGCTGGTCGGTGGCATACTCATTATGGGGATAGCCAAAAAGGTGAAACCACAGCTGCTTCTAGCTGTAGGATTACTCGTAACGGCGTGTTCGACGGTAGCTATTGGCGCATCTCACAGCACGGTATTGACCATCCTGCTTCAAATTATTAGCGGTATGTTTTATCCCTGCATTCAAGTAGGCATTCAAACGATGATCATGAAAAACACCGAAGGCGCCTTCTTAGGGCGCGTGGGTGGAGCGATTACGCCAATTTTTATGGGGATGATGGTCATCGGGATGTCATCGTCCGGTTATTTAAAAAATGGGCTTACCCTTTTTCCTGTCTACCTGATCAGTGGTATCTTGCTAGTCATGGGTGCCGTGTTTCTCAGCCCTTTACGTCAGCCCAAAAGCCAAGTAAACTAG
- a CDS encoding MDR family MFS transporter, whose translation MKTEGNNKKLVLIGLLLGLVFSELDQTIVSTALPTIIRDLHGLSLYGWVAGIYMLSITMFMPIFGKLADIYGRKKIYLTCVILFLTGSVICGLAGSMTTLLIGRGIQGIGAGGLMPLAMIIIGDTFPLEQRAKLQSLIGPMLILPQLLGPTIGGFFVSHVSWHWIFLINIPVGIASAIVVSKGLRESVSTEKKSIDWAGAITLVLSMLSLLLAPVLIDVKGYTWGSPVIIALLIGALALIVLFVRIEARAKEPIIPLVLFQNRSIIVLSVIVFLTMLGIMGGMSGFPFFAQNVMGLSPTASGYLSLAFMAGAIPASIVCGNLITKLAYKQLFIVSFIFPIASFIMLSRIHIDTTVLYVIVAFFILGLGIGVLFGSDNLIVQESVQKEHSGVGVATVQLFQAIGTTLGFSIFGSLLSRNISGGIAGLSGQFPEGTSETIMNGGIPKGISPELLLSIKHIFTGAFQHIFAISIGFAIVAFIACLFMKKEVLATTEELPASQPATSSSAG comes from the coding sequence TTGAAAACGGAAGGCAACAACAAGAAATTAGTATTAATCGGACTGCTGCTTGGTCTAGTTTTCTCTGAACTGGATCAAACGATTGTGTCCACCGCTTTGCCAACGATCATTCGTGATCTGCATGGCTTATCGCTTTATGGCTGGGTCGCGGGTATTTACATGCTGTCGATCACCATGTTTATGCCGATTTTCGGGAAATTAGCGGATATTTATGGACGGAAGAAGATCTATCTCACTTGCGTTATCTTATTTTTGACGGGGTCTGTGATCTGTGGATTGGCGGGTTCCATGACGACTTTATTGATCGGTAGGGGCATTCAGGGCATTGGGGCCGGAGGGCTCATGCCACTCGCGATGATCATCATCGGAGATACGTTTCCACTAGAGCAGCGAGCTAAGCTTCAAAGTTTAATAGGTCCTATGCTCATACTTCCACAGTTGCTGGGTCCAACCATCGGGGGCTTCTTCGTAAGCCATGTGAGCTGGCATTGGATTTTTCTGATCAACATTCCTGTCGGGATTGCCTCGGCCATCGTAGTTTCCAAAGGCTTGCGCGAATCAGTCAGTACGGAGAAAAAATCTATTGACTGGGCAGGAGCAATCACACTCGTACTTTCAATGCTTTCCCTCTTGCTGGCACCCGTTCTGATTGATGTCAAAGGATACACATGGGGTTCACCGGTCATTATTGCTTTACTGATTGGGGCTTTAGCACTTATCGTACTTTTCGTACGCATTGAGGCGAGGGCGAAGGAGCCGATTATTCCCTTAGTTTTATTTCAAAATCGCTCCATCATCGTCCTATCAGTCATCGTTTTTCTCACGATGCTAGGCATTATGGGTGGAATGTCAGGGTTTCCGTTCTTCGCGCAAAATGTCATGGGCCTATCGCCGACTGCCTCTGGCTACTTGTCACTGGCCTTCATGGCGGGGGCAATTCCAGCTAGCATCGTTTGTGGTAATTTGATTACCAAACTTGCTTATAAACAGCTATTCATTGTTTCTTTCATTTTCCCGATTGCAAGTTTTATCATGCTGTCGCGCATTCATATCGATACGACTGTGCTGTATGTCATCGTCGCTTTCTTCATTTTGGGATTAGGTATTGGCGTTCTGTTCGGATCAGACAATCTTATCGTGCAGGAGTCGGTCCAAAAGGAACACAGCGGAGTTGGCGTAGCAACGGTTCAATTGTTCCAAGCAATTGGGACGACGCTCGGATTCAGTATTTTCGGCAGCCTGCTATCGCGTAATATTTCTGGTGGAATCGCCGGATTATCCGGGCAGTTTCCAGAAGGTACAAGTGAAACGATCATGAATGGCGGGATTCCCAAAGGGATCTCTCCCGAACTGCTGCTGAGCATTAAACATATTTTTACCGGCGCGTTTCAACACATTTTTGCTATTAGCATTGGTTTTGCGATTGTCGCCTTCATCGCGTGCTTGTTTATGAAAAAAGAAGTGCTTGCGACCACCGAAGAACTTCCTGCCAGCCAACCAGCAACTTCTTCCAGTGCAGGCTGA
- the ilvD gene encoding dihydroxy-acid dehydratase, with amino-acid sequence MTNNKDLRIRSKVISEGVNRVPNRAMLRAVGFKDEDFLKPMIGVASTWSEVTPCNMHINELALNAKKGVQAHGGAPLIFNTITVSDGISMGHEGMLFSLPSREAIADSIEIVTSAERFDGLVAVGGCDKNTPACLMAIGRMNLPAVYVYGGTIQPGKLDGKDVDIVTAFEAVGKYHDGRMSEEELHEVECSVCPGAGACGGMYTANTMASAAEALGMSLPGSSSTPAISANKLVECERAGEQVIQLLKMGIYPRDIMTKKAFENAITVVMALGGSTNAFLHLIAMAHSVDVELTYDDFERVRMRVPHLADLKPSGKYVMQDLNDIGGVPGVMKLLLAQGLLHGDCLTVTGRTLAENLADAASLQENQAIIYPFDQPLKPTGPLVVLKGNLAPEGAIAKMSGMKKLRFTGPARVYDSEAEATEAILRDDIQKGDVLVIRYCGPKGGPGMPEMLSVTALIVGKGLGGEVALITDGRFSGGSHGFVVGHVAPEAQVGGPIALLHHGDSVTIDSETQEISFEITEAELERRQMAWVQPPLKVNRGALVKYARLVSSAAKGAVTDL; translated from the coding sequence ATGACGAATAATAAAGATCTAAGAATACGCAGCAAAGTAATCAGTGAAGGTGTAAATCGCGTACCGAACAGAGCGATGTTAAGGGCTGTTGGATTTAAGGATGAAGACTTTCTCAAACCGATGATCGGCGTTGCGAGTACCTGGAGTGAAGTTACGCCATGCAATATGCACATTAATGAATTGGCGCTGAACGCCAAAAAAGGTGTCCAAGCGCATGGCGGCGCCCCTTTAATTTTCAATACGATTACCGTATCAGACGGCATTTCGATGGGACACGAAGGGATGTTGTTCTCCTTGCCCAGTCGGGAAGCGATTGCGGATTCCATCGAAATTGTCACGAGTGCGGAACGTTTTGATGGTTTGGTTGCGGTAGGGGGATGTGATAAAAACACACCAGCCTGTTTGATGGCGATCGGTCGGATGAATCTACCTGCGGTGTATGTCTATGGGGGCACCATTCAACCGGGGAAATTAGATGGGAAAGATGTGGATATTGTCACGGCTTTCGAAGCAGTGGGGAAATATCATGATGGAAGAATGTCGGAGGAAGAACTGCATGAAGTGGAATGCAGCGTATGTCCTGGCGCCGGGGCGTGTGGAGGGATGTATACAGCCAATACGATGGCTTCCGCTGCAGAAGCATTAGGCATGAGCTTGCCGGGATCATCGTCTACACCAGCGATTTCGGCTAATAAATTAGTCGAATGTGAACGAGCCGGCGAACAAGTCATACAGTTGCTGAAAATGGGGATATATCCACGCGATATCATGACCAAAAAAGCATTCGAGAATGCGATCACAGTTGTTATGGCGCTAGGCGGATCCACCAATGCTTTCCTGCATCTTATCGCTATGGCGCATTCGGTTGATGTCGAGTTGACGTATGATGATTTTGAACGGGTCCGAATGCGGGTTCCGCATCTTGCCGATCTCAAGCCCAGCGGTAAATATGTGATGCAAGATTTAAATGATATTGGCGGCGTGCCGGGCGTAATGAAGCTTCTGCTTGCCCAAGGGCTTCTCCATGGGGATTGCCTAACGGTCACTGGCCGAACATTAGCCGAAAACTTGGCTGACGCAGCCTCATTGCAGGAAAATCAGGCTATAATTTATCCTTTTGACCAACCCTTGAAACCTACCGGACCGTTAGTTGTATTAAAAGGAAATCTGGCGCCAGAAGGAGCTATTGCCAAGATGTCAGGGATGAAAAAGCTGCGTTTTACAGGACCAGCGCGGGTATACGATAGTGAGGCAGAGGCGACAGAGGCAATTCTCCGAGATGATATCCAGAAAGGGGATGTGCTTGTCATCCGATATTGTGGGCCCAAGGGTGGGCCAGGCATGCCTGAAATGCTTTCCGTAACCGCTTTGATCGTTGGAAAAGGGCTTGGCGGTGAAGTAGCGCTTATCACGGATGGCCGCTTTTCCGGAGGATCGCACGGATTTGTTGTTGGCCATGTAGCCCCAGAAGCGCAGGTCGGCGGTCCTATTGCTTTGCTGCATCATGGTGATTCGGTCACGATTGACAGTGAAACACAAGAAATCTCCTTCGAGATTACAGAGGCCGAGCTTGAACGAAGGCAAATGGCTTGGGTTCAGCCTCCACTCAAAGTAAATCGTGGAGCCTTAGTCAAATATGCACGATTGGTCTCCTCCGCAGCCAAAGGTGCCGTAACTGATTTGTGA
- a CDS encoding GNAT family N-acetyltransferase — MSQVNPAFHEAEEEIVVQKQGNSYILSTLAGTVGEITYQLVDVDTWVIDHTFVDPRFRGRHLGRQLLDFVVEEARERGRKIIPSCSFALEEFQQHPEYADVWSKSDTQYSDVYSSDSAEMK; from the coding sequence ATGAGCCAAGTCAATCCGGCTTTCCATGAAGCAGAAGAAGAAATCGTTGTGCAAAAACAAGGAAACAGCTATATCCTATCCACACTTGCAGGAACAGTAGGTGAAATTACTTATCAATTGGTTGATGTTGATACTTGGGTGATTGATCATACCTTTGTTGATCCGCGGTTCCGTGGCAGACACTTGGGACGTCAGTTACTTGACTTTGTAGTGGAAGAGGCGAGAGAGAGGGGTCGTAAAATTATTCCTTCTTGTTCTTTTGCCTTGGAAGAATTTCAGCAGCACCCTGAATATGCGGATGTGTGGTCCAAATCGGATACCCAATACTCCGATGTATACAGCTCGGACAGCGCCGAAATGAAATAG